From one Phocoena sinus isolate mPhoSin1 chromosome 6, mPhoSin1.pri, whole genome shotgun sequence genomic stretch:
- the NAIF1 gene encoding nuclear apoptosis-inducing factor 1: MAVPAKKRKMNFSEREVEIIVEELELKKHLLVNHFNAGVPLAAKSAAWHGILRRVNAVATCRRELPEVKKKWSDLKTEVRRKVAQVRAAVEGGEAPGPTEEDGAGGPGTGGGSGAGGPAVAPVLLTPMQQRICNLLGEATIISLPSTTEIHPVALGPTATAAAATVTLTQIPAETTYHTLEEGVVEYCTAEAPPPLPAEAPVEMMAQHADTSVKPQALKSRIALNSAKLIQEQRVTNLHVKEIAQHLEQQNDLLQMIRRSQEVQACAQERQAQAMEGTQAALSVLIQVLRPMIKDFRRYLQSNMPNPTTASDPGQVAQNGQPDSIIQ; this comes from the exons ATGGCCGTCCcagccaagaaaaggaaaatgaactttTCTGAGCGAGAGGTGGAGATCATCGTGGAGGAGTTGGAACTGAAGAAGCACCTGCTGGTGAACCACTTCAACGCTGGGGTCCCTCTGGCTGCCAAGAGCGCGGCATGGCATGGCATCCTGAGAAGGGTCAACGCCGTGGCCACCTGCCGCAGGGAGCTGCCTGAGGTCAAGAAGAAGTGGTCTGACCTCAAGACCGAGGTCCGTCGCAAGGTTGCCCAGGTCCGGGCGGCTGTGGAGGGTGGTGAGGCCCCAGGGCCCACTGAGGAAGACGGAGCTGGTGGGCCTGGGACAGGTGGTGGCAGTGGCGCTGGTGGCCCAGCTGTAGCCCCCGTACTGCTCACCCCCATGCAACAGCGCATCTGCAACCTGCTgggtgaggccaccatcatcagCCTGCCCAGTACCACAGAGATCCACCCCGTGGCCCTTGGACCCACGGCTACTGCAGCCGCAGCCACGGTCACCCTGACACAGA TCCCCGCAGAGACCACCTATCACACGCTGGAGGAGGGAGTGGTAGAGTACTGCACGGCCGaggcccccccacccctgccagcgGAGGCCCCCGTGGAGATGATGGCCCAGCATGCCGACACCTCAGTCAAGCCGCAGGCGCTCAAGAGCCGCATAGCCCTCAACTCAGCCAAGCTGATCCAGGAGCAGCGGGTCACCAACCTGCATGTGAAGGAGATTGCCCAGCACCTGGAGCAGCAGAATGACTTGCTACAGATGATCCGTCGCTCCCAGGAGGTGCAGGCCTGTGCCCAAGAGCGCCAGGCTCAGGCCATGGAGGGCACCCAGGCGGCCCTGAGTGTCCTCATCCAGGTCCTCCGGCCCATGATCAAAGATTTCCGCCGCTACCTGCAGAGCAACATGCCCAACCCCACCACTGCCTCTGACCCTGGACAGGTGGCCCAGAATGGGCAGCCGGACAGCATCATCCAGTGA